Within Primulina tabacum isolate GXHZ01 chromosome 5, ASM2559414v2, whole genome shotgun sequence, the genomic segment CTAAGACGAAGAATTTCGAGTTGACTTTCACAATGAGCCATTTGATTTGAGCTCAAATTTTGACTGATCCTGGAGTTTACATATTATTTATGTAAATTAGCAAACTGATTAAGCTTGATCCCATAAACTCAATGACAGTTTGTTTATGGCCCTTTGAGTAAGCTCTGGAGACTTCAGATGATTCTTTTGTAAATTTGGACTTAATAATGAATGTATTTATATCTTTGTTCACTTTCAATTTAGAACAGTTATAGACTTGCCTCTTCAAAGCTTATTATTTCCTATCCCAGTAAGGTTGGAGGATTAACTTTGCACTTCTTTTGAGCCCATTTTCATACTTGGATGTTCTAAATCGGTTTAAATCTTTGACTTCAAATTCTTCTCCCGTAGTTAGGAATGAAAAATAGGCTTTCTATGAAGTAGTTTCCCAGGAATTTTGATCATATTTCTTATTACACCTTCAAGATTCCAATTGTTTGTTCACAGCTCCTTGAAGGAAAATAGTGATTACTCTGAAgcagtaggtctcttgtaagatGATTTCACGactctttatctgtgagacgggtcaaccctaccgatattcacgataaaaagtaatactcttaacataaaaagtaatatttttttcatagatgacccaaataagatatcagtctcacaaaatacgacccgtgagaccgtctcacacaagtttttgccgaaAGTCAGAAACCAAATTTTTGTCAATTACAATGCAATTTCAGCTTTATGTTTTGAATGTATATTCATACTGTCGTAAGGAGAAGATTAATGCGTAAATGAATCAATAATATCCCAAATGGAGTACTCCGGATTCCAATTTATAACAAAAGTCAAATCATTTAAACCTGTAATTTCTGGAATTTTTAACTAAGCCAACCATAATAGAATGTTTGGACAGTAAAAAATGAGATTTGGATTTGAATTTAGATTTTAAATCCATCGATTTGGAATTTTATTTGGTGAGtggtaaaaattttaaatgttatttagaATTTGTTTTAgccattaaaattattttattttacattaaaaaatattatattgttattttttaaaatgatttgttTATTATTAgcaatatttatataaatacttcaattttttatcaatgaaaattttatttttgaatatatataaaaaaaattaattgaacaACTTTTTTAATAAATGCAAAAATTATAAAGTTTATCGGATGTAGTTCAAAATACATTTATCAAACTTTCATGAATTAAGTTTTTGCTATTTaaacaacaaatttttttactaGAAACatcttatttataaatttttttaatataaaaatattttaaattgattttgaaataattttctcaaaaatatatatgatataaatgtatgtgaattgataatatgtatttttggaTAAAtggtaatttataaaatttgagaacaacatttaaaatttatgagcaagttataaatatttattagtaaaaatacttttttttttttttttatgatccaAGTCCCTTGAAATCTTACCTATTTTGCAAAGATTTCACCTAGTCAAATAAAATCtcattaaatttcattaaaaattcgATCTTTCCAAACATTAAAAAGATATTTTCAATTTCAAATCTCCTTGAATTTCATGATTCTAAACACACTGTAAGTATCAATCACCACAGTATAGTACCATAGCTCCAAACTGCAATTgcgaaaatttgaaaaattcataTGCAATCACCTAAAACGACAGTACAGAGCTTATACTAATAcatctaaattcaaaatctaacaACCTGACTGAGTTTGGGCTACGGTGGCGGTGGCTGCGGAGGCGAGTTGAAATGAGAAGGAGTGAGAAAAAAAATTGGGTTATCAGAAGAAAGATTTGGGAGAAGAACCCATTTAAAAATTTGACCTGAATTTGTCCCCGTTTGACACATCTTTCTACCCGGGTTGTTTTGATTTTAACATCAAAAAACACATCGCACCTTttctttaaatattatattttaaaaatatttttttaccaaAATCTTCTCCAAACATATTTCTAAagtttttcattcataaaacactaaaaaaaaagacaaaaatttgtctgagatggtctcacgggtcgtattttgtgagacggatattttatttgggtcattcatgaaaaaatattactttttagagtaggtcttttgtgagacggtctcacgaatctttatctatgagacaggttaaccataccgatattcacattaaaaaataatattcttagcataaaaattaatattttttcatggatgaccaaaataagagatctgtctcacaaaatatgagccgtgagatcgtctcacacaagtttttgcctattttttatgctaagagtattaatttttattgtgaatatcgatagagttagatccatctcacagataaatatttgtgctgtgaaaaaaaattaaagtattAAAGTGATTGCTCAAACAGACCTTTCATTGTCCGTAGTTTGTTTATTTCCTGAACATCCCTTGTAGAACTTTGTGTTTTGGTATAAAAAGTCTCCCATATGTTCCCTCGAATCCAACTACATGATGCATGGAATTTTCACTCCATAACTCAATTTTTACAACACTGTTCCCTAACAAAGAATCTGAGACCTATTCAAATATTCCACGCTCATTTACTGAGAGCAGGCTTGTTCTTCGTCTCCCCTAACCTCCAGACCAAGCTCATATGCACATACACCACATGCCTTGACAGGAACAGTATTAAAACGCTAGCCTATTTCTTGAAATGTCTCAACCCCAAAAACCCATTGCCCTTTAATTCGATTATATCTCATTTTTCGCAACATGGGTACAACTGTTTTGCCCTCCACACGCTTTCTTTCATGCATTCAAACGGTGTGTTTGTTGATTCTTACGCTTTCTGCTGCGCTTTGAAATCAATTTCGTGTTTAGAAAATGTTTTCCTTGCTAAATTGATGCATAGCTATATAGAAAAGTCGGGTTGGTTGGCTAGTGTGTTTGTGGGTAGCGCTTTGGTAGATTTTTACGCGAGGATGTCATGTATTGATGACGCGACTATGGTGTTTGATGAAATTCCAATGAAGAACACTGTATGTGTTAATGCGCTTTTGTCGGGTTACGCTGGGGCAAAAATGTGGGATCAAGGGGTTAAACTGGTCAGGGGAATGCAACTGTTGGGTCTGGAAGCTGATAATTTTACATTTTCTGCAGCCTTGCAGTCATGTACGGGGTTATATGATGTAGAATTGGGTAAGCAGATTCATGGGATTGTTATGCGAAAAGTTATTGAATTTAGAACTGATGTGTTTCTGCAGAGCCTGTTGATTGAAATGTATGGGAAATGTGGACTCTTGGAGAGTGCAAAGAATGTTTTTGATATGGTGGGATATAGAGAAGGGGAGGAGATGCGGAGGGATGTTATTTTGTGGACTTCGATTTTAGGAGTGCATGGAAAAAATGGAAATTATGGAGAAGTCGTTAGGCTGTTCAATAGCATGCTGAATGAGGGGATTAAACCTGATGGAGTGGCATTTTTGTCAGTTATTTCTGCTTGTGCCCACACTGGCCAAGTGGACCTTGGGATGAAGTTCTTTGAGTCAATGACTCTAAACTATGGGTTAAGTGCTGGTCAGGAGCATTATAGTTGTCTTGTGGACTTGCTTTGTAGGGCCGGCGAGCTGGAGAGGGCATGTAAATTAGTAAATGATGTATCAAATACTGGATATGAGAGCTGCACTGTTTCCTTGTGGGGGGCGTTACTTAGTGCTTGCACCGAGCGGGGAAATGTCAAATTGGGAAAGGCGGCTGCTCAAAGAGCTCTGGATTTGGAGCCTGGCAACGTCGGGATTTATGTTTTACTGTCCAATATGTATGCTAAGAATGGTATGTGGGATGAGATTGAACAATTGAGGGAGTTGATGCAAAGAAGAGGATTGAAGAAAGATATTGGATGGAGTTTGATAGATGTAGTGACTTGATGACATGTATCAAGTGCCATTAGCTGACTgctatgattttttattttctttactCGAGTGTGCATACTAGGACtggtatgtgcagcagtgataTCAAGTTGAAAGGGTTGATGATGGACATTCAGTGGAATTAGTTAAATTTTGGTTTAAAACCAGTCCCTTCATAAATCTACGTTAATGAAGACTACTCAACAGTTTGCTACATGAGTAAACCTTAATCATATCAGTTTGATTTCTCAAGTTACTTGAAACCCTATGATTTGAGCTCTATGTTGGATTGAAAGGTGAGTTGGGAGGTTTGATTATCTTGAAACTCGGTAAATGAGCAGGGAATAGTGTGATGTCCTACGTCTAGACTCTCCACGTCTTTTTCCTATTAGCAAATTGGAtattaattgattttatggaGTTCAATCTTGTCCATGGTGGTTGAATGCTTGTATCAAAGTCGGAGAACAGCTACACACCCAACCAAATTTCAATCTATTTGGAATTTGCTCCACAATGGAACTCCACATTAAACTATGGACTTCTAAATTTAGTTTACATGACTGGACTGGCGCAAGCTCACATTACAAGACTGAAAAGGCAAGTGATAAATCTAGTATAATTTATTCCAAAGAAGAGAATTTGTTTTTACTCCAAATTTTGGTTCTTGCCGTAATTTGTGTTTGATGAGAAAATATCAATGTACATGGAGACAAAATGGAAATATTGAAAAAGAAAGAGAATattcttcttttaaaaaaaaacattttaactcaAGTTTGTAATGAAATAGTTTATTTGATTTCGAGGGCTAATTAATAATTTACACAGTTGCTATAAATTTGTGGCAGAAACTTCTCATTAAGAATTTGTATGAAGTTCTGATCGTGAATCTGTGCTCAGTAAATTGCCgggaaaaggaaaaaaagcTGGTCGAATTTGTAGCACCTTTGAAAAGTTGACTATTTGAGGATCATATTTACATGGGATATCGGTATCTAACATTTAAATCGTGTCTTGAGAATTGAGACATGACATCACAATTGATATTGTGCCAGCCTCTAGCTTCCAGATactcatgaaaataaataatctacTAACCTGCTTTTCATTGTAAGCTTGAATCGAGGGTGCAAATGCACTGAGAATTGAGTTGGCTTGTGAGTTAATCAAGCTTGCTCGGATGTATTGGATTTGTATTCGAATTTAGTGAATTCCAGTCGAACTCTAATatgttcaaaaatattttcatgttgaaTTCAAGTTCAATTTTGTGTGTGCAGAATTCGTGGGAAACTTGCAAAGCAAACTAAGAAACTCGAGCTAGTTGAGCTTTTGCTCAATAGGGTTCTATAATTCAGTTTGAGTCGACTAAAAAAATTTGAGCTCAAGTTCGAATATGAAAAATATACTAGCATTTGGCTGCACTCAATTTGTCTGGATCCCTAAGTAGAAGCTGTGCACACACTTATGTTTAATAGTCAAAACATACTACGCTCAGAATCCAATGGATATATCTTTTATGTAGTTTATATTTATCTTCCTGACCTTGATGTTGTATGCATTCGTGGCTGTGTCAAGTAGTTCCATATTAAACACTGGACTAGGTTCATTAGGAAAGGCCATGGCAAGAAATTCCCGTTAGTATCATCGTTGTCCCAAAACTCCAGGTCAGTGTGAAtgaatttttacttttcacacACCCTCACGTGTAAGCAGGATACTGTGAAATATAGCCTAGATTTATTATCAAATTTGTAAACACGGACATTGGTTGTATGTACCGGGAGTATTGAGCTTGTAAACTACTTACTTTAGCCAGTGATATTCTTTCCCAAAAGCTCGATTGCCTAAGAAGCAGGCTAACAGTAGTTCTATATATActctaataattatttctttaaTAGTTTGTTTACTATGATTTGAAATACCTGCAAGTCTAGGTCTACCGACCCGAACTGGTGGGACACAATCTCGTTCTATTGTACTGAGGTTACGTGATGCTTTTCCATTCAAGGAACCTAATCAGCAACTCATATGGGCATGTCTACATGGATGAAATTCAGCTGAGAGGTTTTGATTTTGTCGAAACCGAGATGAACATTTTCTGATAGTTTTGTTAGAGTTGATGTGATCAGAagttgaaaatttttaaatacttGAATTATTTAGTCTTTCAAGATTGCGGGTTAGTTCCTTTTTCTACTGGTTCATATATGTGTATCTGGTGAAAGATCTTCTCGTTTTTACTCACTCGAAGCTGGCAATTATTTGGTTTTTTGCAGCATAGCAGGCATGAAATCCTTATCTTTAAATGTGACTAGTTCTTTTCGTATAATTTTATGGGGGTCCTTTGATTTAATTCCTGCACATTCCCTTGTTTTCAGATGGTGTGATATATGTAGAGCTGGATTGATTGTTCTCAAAATATGGTTGGGAATCAAGGCTTTTTGTGCATCAAGACTTTGTTACATTTGAGCTGTTTCTTGGCCCAACTTTCTTGAATAATCACTCTCCTAAATCCCACCCTTGTCGGAAGGGATGCATGTTATATTCTTCCTTGATTTGAACCTAATTTCATCTCAATTGACCTTTGTTACCTGCCCCTTCACAGCCACGATCATTATTGTTGCTAATTTATAATCTAAATATCCGATTATCAACCATTGTTTTACGTCCTTTCACTTTTGTTCACGTCGTGAAAAGTTTGGTTTTCCATCTTGCGCGAAAAAAACTTCCAGTTGGATGGTAACTAATCTAACACTCATCCTACGTATAGTTAAATCGTCACACGAAGGATCTGGATCATTACATAGCAAGTGACTATCACATTCTTTCGTAGTTAACGTCGT encodes:
- the LOC142547081 gene encoding putative pentatricopeptide repeat-containing protein At3g23330; this translates as MFPRIQLHDAWNFHSITQFLQHCSLTKNLRPIQIFHAHLLRAGLFFVSPNLQTKLICTYTTCLDRNSIKTLAYFLKCLNPKNPLPFNSIISHFSQHGYNCFALHTLSFMHSNGVFVDSYAFCCALKSISCLENVFLAKLMHSYIEKSGWLASVFVGSALVDFYARMSCIDDATMVFDEIPMKNTVCVNALLSGYAGAKMWDQGVKLVRGMQLLGLEADNFTFSAALQSCTGLYDVELGKQIHGIVMRKVIEFRTDVFLQSLLIEMYGKCGLLESAKNVFDMVGYREGEEMRRDVILWTSILGVHGKNGNYGEVVRLFNSMLNEGIKPDGVAFLSVISACAHTGQVDLGMKFFESMTLNYGLSAGQEHYSCLVDLLCRAGELERACKLVNDVSNTGYESCTVSLWGALLSACTERGNVKLGKAAAQRALDLEPGNVGIYVLLSNMYAKNGMWDEIEQLRELMQRRGLKKDIGWSLIDVVT